A region from the Paraburkholderia youngii genome encodes:
- a CDS encoding TetR/AcrR family transcriptional regulator: MAVRTTGRHAGDTKSRILDAAETLFIECGYEALSLRQITSRAEVNLAAVNYHFGHKESLIHSMLSRRLDPLNEERVKLIDRFDAMLGARLSCEHVLGAMFIPALRLSRDPRVGGKAFLRLLGRAYTDPSSFIRAFLNAHYESVAMRFFDTFQRALPHLPREELGWRLHFAIGALSGVLAGTDTDSLIGEFSQGKPMNDLQMIARLASLIVATLKAPLPDGTQLAAFAAVLGDATDDHGALGTLASAHRDTGGEAAACAAACDA; this comes from the coding sequence ATGGCAGTTCGCACCACGGGCCGGCATGCCGGCGATACGAAGTCACGCATTCTCGACGCCGCGGAGACGCTGTTCATCGAATGCGGTTATGAGGCGCTATCGCTGCGCCAGATCACTTCGCGCGCCGAAGTCAATCTCGCGGCGGTCAACTATCACTTCGGCCACAAGGAATCGCTGATTCATTCGATGCTGTCGCGCCGGCTCGATCCGCTGAACGAGGAGCGCGTAAAGCTCATCGACCGCTTCGACGCGATGCTCGGCGCGCGCCTGAGCTGCGAGCACGTGCTCGGCGCGATGTTCATTCCGGCTCTGCGTCTGTCGCGCGATCCGCGTGTCGGCGGCAAAGCGTTCCTGCGCCTGCTCGGGCGTGCGTACACCGATCCGTCGTCGTTCATCCGCGCCTTTCTGAACGCGCATTACGAGTCGGTGGCGATGCGCTTCTTCGACACGTTCCAGCGCGCGCTGCCGCATCTGCCGCGCGAGGAGCTCGGCTGGCGGCTGCACTTCGCGATCGGCGCGCTGTCGGGCGTGCTCGCCGGCACCGATACCGACAGCCTGATTGGCGAGTTCTCGCAAGGCAAGCCGATGAACGATCTGCAGATGATCGCACGCCTCGCGTCGCTGATCGTCGCCACGCTGAAGGCGCCGCTGCCGGACGGCACGCAACTGGCCGCATTCGCGGCGGTGCTCGGCGATGCGACCGACGACCACGGCGCGCTCGGCACGTTAGCTAGCGCGCACCGAGACACCGGCGGCGAGGCGGCTGCGTGCGCCGCGGCATGTGACGCGTAG